One Nesterenkonia populi DNA window includes the following coding sequences:
- a CDS encoding PucR family transcriptional regulator: MLEHSDEIADDITALILKRDSGSSWSTPELRALLRRSMRQHVHRGLIRLSGESTDDTGPARLAEVLRSTAIDRARQGVPLEAVLSAYTSGNLLLWEELAKRVRTGQISLPADELVNVGRSLWHDLEIQSKLVSEAYRREITRLELQDRRRQENYLAGLLEGRGALPEFAARSEEILGIHPEEPVVCVTALVEDPYDDPLHHPEDRIERLGSTSRWGMRDDAFYGIISFQNLDEERLTNALQPAVRGRVGLSLAREGLAGSAAAFRLARRAAGILPGGEPRLAWAADRLPELLIEASPELGSMVLHQTLGRVLKLSPHQRDTLLQTLRALLRHDGSPTYAAEELFCHRNTVIYRSRQFVELTGCDIQRPRDRLLLQLAVIAHDLAVSAGRDPA, encoded by the coding sequence ATGCTGGAGCATTCGGATGAGATCGCTGACGACATCACAGCGCTCATCCTGAAGCGGGACTCGGGATCCAGCTGGTCCACTCCTGAACTGCGTGCATTGCTGCGGCGCAGTATGCGTCAGCATGTTCACCGCGGTCTGATCCGTCTCAGCGGGGAGTCAACGGACGACACCGGGCCGGCGCGGCTGGCCGAGGTTCTGCGATCCACTGCTATCGACAGGGCACGTCAAGGTGTTCCCCTCGAGGCGGTGCTTTCGGCGTATACCTCCGGCAATCTGCTGCTCTGGGAGGAGCTCGCCAAGCGCGTGCGCACAGGGCAGATCTCTCTGCCTGCTGATGAGCTGGTGAATGTAGGCCGGAGCCTCTGGCATGACTTGGAGATACAGAGCAAACTCGTCAGCGAAGCCTACCGGCGAGAAATCACCAGGCTGGAGCTTCAAGACCGCCGCCGGCAGGAGAACTACCTGGCGGGCCTGCTAGAAGGCCGCGGAGCCTTGCCCGAATTCGCAGCACGCTCGGAGGAGATCCTCGGCATTCACCCTGAGGAGCCTGTGGTGTGCGTGACCGCCTTGGTGGAGGACCCTTACGACGATCCTCTCCATCACCCCGAGGATCGCATTGAGCGCCTGGGAAGCACTTCACGCTGGGGGATGCGGGATGATGCCTTCTACGGGATCATCAGCTTCCAGAACCTGGATGAGGAACGGCTAACCAATGCGCTCCAGCCTGCCGTCAGGGGTCGTGTCGGGCTCTCCCTGGCTCGAGAGGGTCTGGCCGGCAGCGCCGCTGCCTTCAGGCTGGCCCGCCGCGCGGCTGGGATCCTTCCTGGAGGAGAGCCCCGCCTGGCCTGGGCCGCTGATCGTCTGCCTGAACTGCTGATCGAGGCGAGCCCTGAACTCGGGTCCATGGTGCTGCACCAGACCCTCGGACGCGTCCTGAAACTGTCTCCGCATCAGCGCGACACACTGCTCCAGACTCTCCGTGCTCTGCTGCGCCACGACGGATCACCCACCTATGCCGCTGAGGAACTGTTCTGTCATCGCAATACGGTGATCTATCGCAGCCGTCAGTTTGTCGAACTGACTGGCTGCGACATACAGAGACCCCGCGACAGGCTGCTTCTGCAGCTTGCTGTCATTGCTCACGACCTCGCTGTATCTGCGGGACGGGACCCCGCCTGA
- a CDS encoding MFS transporter yields MAVAFLSQGAVHLIRPTTTYKLIGLGADGMTVGVITAIYALLPVLFALFTATRAQSAASLRPLLSLGALLSGAGAAGVAAAPSVPGIAAASALLGVGQITMVVAAQTAIARFVSDHQLDFAFGWFTAGFAAGQMAGPLAGGALLDSAGSGHSSMAATGAIDLTLWLGAGLTGLALAIVLVSGRALHQGRRLPDASADVDQVPPASAQARRPSGLPRVRGILRTPRVKSHFFASIALIGMMDLLSAFLPLVGDEAGVSPLWVGVLLAVRATASIASRALLPLLRRRLSRHVLVVTALWGSGSMLAVAAAVIHQLPLALLAIALGGFFLGLGQPLTMSAISEAVPRHWRSSSLALSLVGNRIGLVVVPLAAGGLTGVLGASAGIWVGCLLLLGSGAEKTFLSRR; encoded by the coding sequence GTGGCCGTGGCCTTCCTGAGTCAAGGGGCGGTCCACCTGATCCGGCCCACCACCACCTATAAGCTGATCGGCCTGGGGGCTGACGGCATGACCGTCGGTGTCATCACAGCCATCTATGCGCTGTTGCCTGTTCTGTTTGCCCTCTTTACCGCCACTCGTGCTCAGAGCGCAGCCTCTCTTCGCCCCCTGTTGAGTCTCGGCGCTCTGCTGTCGGGGGCAGGGGCGGCAGGAGTCGCTGCGGCCCCTTCCGTGCCTGGCATCGCTGCAGCCAGCGCCCTGCTCGGCGTGGGGCAGATCACCATGGTCGTTGCTGCGCAGACTGCTATCGCACGCTTCGTCTCCGACCACCAGCTGGACTTTGCCTTCGGATGGTTTACCGCAGGCTTCGCCGCGGGGCAGATGGCCGGTCCTTTGGCGGGCGGTGCACTGCTGGACAGTGCGGGCTCAGGACACTCTTCCATGGCAGCAACGGGGGCCATCGACCTGACACTATGGCTGGGAGCGGGACTTACCGGGCTCGCGCTTGCAATCGTCCTCGTCTCCGGCCGCGCTCTTCACCAGGGCAGGCGCCTTCCTGATGCCTCTGCCGACGTCGACCAGGTGCCTCCAGCATCGGCTCAGGCTCGGCGCCCCAGCGGGCTCCCGCGCGTTCGGGGGATCCTTCGTACTCCCCGCGTGAAATCCCACTTCTTCGCGTCTATCGCGCTGATCGGCATGATGGATCTGCTTTCGGCCTTCCTCCCCCTGGTCGGGGATGAGGCCGGGGTTTCACCGCTATGGGTTGGAGTGCTGCTGGCGGTGCGGGCGACGGCCTCTATTGCCTCCCGGGCACTGCTTCCGCTACTGCGCCGCAGACTGTCCCGGCATGTGCTGGTAGTAACAGCACTCTGGGGATCAGGAAGCATGCTGGCAGTCGCTGCTGCTGTCATCCACCAGCTCCCTCTTGCCCTCCTGGCTATTGCCCTGGGCGGTTTCTTCCTGGGTCTGGGGCAGCCCCTGACGATGTCGGCGATCTCCGAGGCCGTCCCGAGGCACTGGCGATCCTCTTCACTGGCACTCAGCCTGGTCGGCAATCGAATAGGCCTGGTAGTGGTTCCTCTGGCTGCTGGTGGCCTGACCGGAGTCCTCGGCGCCTCCGCTGGAATCTGGGTCGGTTGTCTGCTGCTGCTGGGCTCCGGCGCAGAAAAGACATTCCTCAGCAGGAGGTAG
- a CDS encoding enoyl-CoA hydratase/isomerase family protein, producing the protein MPENGFQLITVEKEEGIAWVTVRRPEVRNAINSQVMAEISVALDELQDDEDAHLLIFIGAGHEAFVAGADISEIARRSPADALDARMQRLYDRIASFPQPTIAAVNGYAFGGGHELALSCDIRIATTNALFAFPETGLGIMPAAGGTQRLAEVVGIGRATELILTGRRIPADEALAWGLVSQVVEPEQLKKAALDCARSILSRGPLALQLSKTVVQHGFSSDAGTARLLERLAQAVLYGAEEKAEGTRAFIEKRAPNFRRGPKL; encoded by the coding sequence ATGCCAGAAAATGGATTCCAGTTGATCACAGTGGAAAAGGAGGAGGGAATAGCATGGGTGACGGTCCGGCGGCCTGAGGTCAGAAATGCCATAAATAGCCAGGTCATGGCTGAAATCTCCGTGGCCCTTGATGAGCTTCAGGACGATGAGGATGCCCACCTGCTCATCTTCATCGGAGCCGGGCATGAGGCATTCGTAGCCGGGGCTGATATCAGCGAAATAGCCCGGCGGTCTCCGGCAGATGCACTGGACGCCAGGATGCAGCGGCTCTATGACCGTATCGCCAGCTTCCCCCAGCCCACTATTGCCGCCGTCAATGGTTATGCATTCGGCGGAGGCCACGAGTTGGCGCTCAGCTGCGATATCCGCATTGCGACCACCAACGCGCTGTTCGCTTTCCCGGAAACAGGCCTCGGCATCATGCCAGCCGCGGGAGGCACGCAGCGCCTGGCGGAAGTGGTGGGCATCGGCAGGGCCACGGAGCTGATCCTCACCGGACGCCGCATCCCGGCAGATGAGGCTCTGGCCTGGGGGCTTGTCTCTCAGGTAGTGGAGCCCGAACAGCTGAAGAAGGCCGCCCTGGACTGTGCCCGCAGCATTCTGTCTCGGGGCCCTTTGGCGCTCCAGCTTTCTAAGACGGTGGTCCAGCACGGTTTTTCCTCTGATGCCGGCACTGCAAGACTACTCGAGAGGCTAGCCCAGGCAGTCCTCTACGGCGCCGAAGAGAAGGCCGAGGGGACCCGCGCGTTCATCGAGAAGCGCGCCCCTAACTTTCGTCGTGGTCCGAAACTATGA
- a CDS encoding LysR family transcriptional regulator produces MEVHQARAFLAVAEELHFGRAAAKLRMAQPPLSRLIRQLERSMGATLFERSTRHVALTPAGEALLETAETLVAVSENARQSVRNAMNGETGRVRLGFAGASINRQVGQIARSIRAVRPGISLELHSSQFSHLGLQRVLDESLDLVIGRWDYLPPAIESSVIAMEEPLLAVPDNHPLAGRERLSMGELAEESWITLPGGAGAALQNRLNSLAMTAGYVPRVVQTAPDSWTLVVLVGAGMGCSLTLDSVRDNIASEGVTFIPLAEGNQPMEVRMIWRATDDSPALRAVVDLAGRIFTDPREDAHSS; encoded by the coding sequence ATGGAAGTTCATCAGGCACGGGCCTTTCTCGCAGTGGCGGAGGAGCTCCACTTCGGACGAGCTGCAGCGAAGCTAAGGATGGCGCAGCCGCCGTTGAGCCGATTGATCCGTCAGCTGGAGCGCTCCATGGGTGCCACTCTCTTTGAGCGAAGCACCCGACACGTGGCGCTGACTCCTGCCGGGGAGGCTCTTCTGGAGACTGCCGAGACACTGGTAGCAGTCTCAGAGAACGCGCGGCAGTCGGTCCGCAACGCCATGAATGGGGAGACAGGAAGAGTGCGGCTCGGCTTCGCAGGTGCCTCCATCAACCGGCAGGTGGGTCAGATTGCTCGTAGTATCCGCGCTGTGCGACCGGGCATCAGTCTTGAGCTGCACAGCTCCCAGTTCTCCCACCTGGGCCTCCAGCGGGTGCTGGATGAATCACTGGATCTGGTGATCGGTCGCTGGGACTACCTGCCCCCGGCCATCGAGTCCTCGGTGATCGCTATGGAAGAGCCGCTGCTGGCCGTTCCCGATAATCACCCGCTGGCCGGACGCGAGAGACTCAGCATGGGGGAGCTTGCAGAGGAGTCCTGGATAACCCTGCCGGGAGGAGCCGGCGCAGCTCTGCAGAACAGGCTCAACTCATTGGCGATGACTGCGGGCTATGTCCCCCGGGTCGTTCAGACAGCTCCGGACTCCTGGACACTCGTAGTCCTCGTCGGCGCGGGGATGGGATGCTCCTTGACCCTGGATTCCGTTCGGGACAACATCGCCTCTGAGGGTGTGACCTTCATACCGCTGGCAGAAGGCAACCAGCCTATGGAAGTCAGAATGATCTGGCGCGCGACGGACGATAGTCCGGCCCTGCGAGCAGTGGTCGACCTGGCGGGACGGATCTTCACTGATCCTCGGGAAGACGCTCATTCCTCATAG
- a CDS encoding CoA transferase: MSQASSQLYAGVGDHLPAGIPSGPLNGLVADVLSQHSAERWFEALQEVEVPCAPILTIGEGIRFPERLGLRPVVTAGEEPEAVPTIKHPVQFSRTPARYTKAPPPLGADNAEIRSWLRQRCSADMTQEAA; the protein is encoded by the coding sequence ATGTCACAGGCATCGTCACAGCTCTACGCAGGGGTGGGTGATCACCTCCCAGCAGGCATCCCCTCTGGGCCGCTCAATGGACTTGTTGCAGACGTGCTGAGCCAGCACTCGGCCGAGCGTTGGTTCGAGGCGCTTCAGGAGGTGGAGGTTCCCTGCGCTCCGATCCTGACCATCGGCGAAGGCATTCGATTCCCTGAGCGGCTGGGGCTCCGGCCTGTCGTCACAGCTGGTGAGGAACCGGAGGCAGTCCCCACAATCAAGCACCCCGTGCAGTTCAGCCGAACACCTGCCCGGTATACCAAGGCCCCTCCCCCGCTCGGGGCCGACAATGCGGAGATCCGCAGCTGGCTGCGTCAGCGCTGCTCCGCCGACATGACGCAGGAGGCCGCCTGA
- a CDS encoding acyl-CoA thioesterase, whose amino-acid sequence MPHHPHHPPVFTTSLEVRWSDQDVNGHVNNARVLTLIEEARIKAGHSWVARDPAHSSLPRVVRSISLDFRRPIHYGPELTASVWVSRLGNTSFTVQHELFQEEALCVASEAALVLLDPATGKPTPMPEALRAALEKALTDDAEGSS is encoded by the coding sequence ATGCCCCATCATCCTCATCATCCCCCTGTCTTCACCACCTCGCTGGAGGTCCGTTGGTCTGACCAGGATGTCAACGGTCATGTGAATAACGCTCGGGTGCTCACCCTGATCGAAGAGGCCCGCATCAAAGCGGGGCACAGCTGGGTCGCGAGGGACCCTGCCCATTCCTCGCTGCCGCGAGTCGTGCGCAGCATCTCGCTGGATTTTCGGCGGCCTATTCATTACGGCCCCGAGCTCACTGCGTCGGTATGGGTATCCCGGCTGGGGAACACCTCCTTCACCGTCCAGCACGAGCTGTTTCAGGAGGAAGCACTATGCGTGGCCTCTGAGGCAGCTCTGGTTCTGCTGGACCCCGCCACAGGCAAGCCCACTCCAATGCCCGAGGCTCTGCGAGCCGCTCTGGAGAAGGCCCTCACCGATGATGCGGAAGGTTCATCATGA
- a CDS encoding acyl-CoA dehydrogenase family protein has protein sequence MTSVLDHPDYFRLDEELPHAELELRDRVRRFGVEHVLPVINDHWERAEFPEPILAPLAELGIIGGFIPGYGCPGLSRSAAGLVAREMGRVDGSVNTFLGVHSNLCMGTIYMLGNEEQRNRWLPSLARLELTGAFALTEPAHGSDSVSLETSARKEGDTWVLNGHKRWIGNGHAANVVVIFARDEADAQIKAFVLERQHDGTYPGGYRPHMITGKIGKRSINQADIVIEQLYIPDENRLADCNSFKDVNRVLRATRGGASWEAVGHGMAAFEIAADYAMRREQFGAPIGSYQLIQEKLATMLSDLTSMQLMCSRMAELAETDRLTDAMASLVKMTTSRKALAMCREARDILAGNGLLLENHISRHLTDMEVVSTYEGTDSMQALILGRDITGISAFTRTLRR, from the coding sequence ATGACATCTGTCCTGGACCACCCTGACTACTTCCGCCTCGATGAGGAACTCCCCCATGCGGAGCTGGAGCTGCGTGACAGGGTCCGACGCTTCGGCGTGGAACATGTCCTTCCCGTCATTAACGACCACTGGGAGCGGGCTGAGTTCCCGGAACCGATTCTCGCCCCCTTGGCAGAGCTCGGAATCATCGGAGGCTTCATCCCGGGGTATGGCTGCCCGGGCCTCTCCCGAAGTGCGGCAGGACTTGTCGCCCGGGAGATGGGACGAGTCGATGGATCAGTCAATACCTTCTTGGGAGTCCACTCCAACCTCTGCATGGGCACCATCTACATGCTCGGCAATGAGGAGCAGCGTAATCGCTGGCTGCCCTCACTGGCACGCCTTGAGCTCACCGGGGCCTTTGCCCTGACCGAGCCCGCTCATGGCTCCGACTCCGTCTCCCTGGAGACCTCCGCCCGGAAGGAAGGCGACACTTGGGTCCTCAACGGTCATAAGCGCTGGATAGGGAATGGACATGCTGCCAACGTCGTCGTCATCTTTGCCCGGGATGAGGCGGACGCTCAGATCAAGGCGTTCGTCCTGGAGCGACAGCATGACGGCACCTACCCCGGGGGATATCGCCCGCACATGATCACAGGCAAGATCGGCAAGCGTTCCATCAACCAAGCCGATATCGTCATCGAGCAGCTGTACATCCCGGATGAGAACAGGCTGGCAGATTGCAACAGCTTCAAGGACGTGAACCGCGTTCTGCGAGCCACTCGAGGCGGAGCTTCCTGGGAGGCGGTAGGCCATGGCATGGCCGCCTTCGAGATTGCCGCGGACTATGCAATGCGCCGCGAACAGTTCGGAGCACCTATCGGGAGCTATCAGCTGATTCAGGAGAAGCTGGCGACCATGCTCTCCGACCTCACCTCGATGCAGCTGATGTGCTCCCGGATGGCTGAACTGGCTGAGACCGACCGGCTGACCGACGCCATGGCATCCCTGGTGAAGATGACGACCTCACGCAAGGCACTGGCCATGTGCAGGGAGGCCCGCGACATACTTGCCGGCAATGGGCTGCTGCTGGAGAACCATATCTCTCGGCATCTCACTGACATGGAGGTTGTCTCCACCTATGAGGGCACCGACTCCATGCAGGCGCTCATTCTGGGCCGGGACATCACGGGCATCTCCGCATTCACCCGGACTCTTCGCCGATGA
- a CDS encoding thiolase family protein — protein sequence MSAAVHSASPAAFLVGGTRTPTGRYGGSLSSVRPDDLAALVIRQTVEDAGIDPADVDDVLVGNTNGAGEENRNVARMSWLLAGFSDTVPGMTVNRLCASGMSAVAAASQMVVAGDADLVVAGGVESMSRAPWVLAKPTSAFGRPGEIADTSIGARFINPEHLKHEKRAFSMPETAEEVAKVDSISREDSDAFALRSHQRALAAQENGRLRREIIPVEVPGRKGQITVVDTDEGPRRDTSLEALSNLRPVVTRGAVVTAGNASTLSDGASAVLVASERAVQRFGLEIRARIVARADAGIAPEIMGLGPVPATEKVLKRSGWTLDEIGAVELNEAFASQSLACIGRLGLDQDLVNADGGAIALGHPLGSSGCRLIVTLLRRMEDEGADSGLATMCVGMGQGTAMLLERV from the coding sequence ATGTCTGCAGCAGTCCATTCCGCTTCTCCCGCGGCTTTTTTGGTCGGAGGCACCCGCACCCCAACGGGCCGGTATGGCGGCTCCCTCTCTTCGGTGCGCCCTGACGACCTGGCTGCACTGGTCATCCGGCAGACGGTGGAGGATGCTGGAATCGACCCCGCGGACGTGGATGATGTGCTCGTCGGCAATACCAACGGCGCCGGCGAGGAGAACCGCAATGTGGCCCGCATGTCATGGCTGCTGGCGGGTTTTTCCGACACCGTGCCCGGGATGACGGTCAATCGACTGTGCGCCTCGGGAATGTCGGCCGTCGCTGCTGCCTCTCAGATGGTGGTTGCCGGGGACGCGGACCTGGTGGTAGCCGGCGGCGTGGAGTCCATGTCCCGGGCGCCATGGGTGCTCGCCAAGCCGACCAGTGCCTTCGGGCGACCTGGAGAGATTGCGGACACCTCTATCGGGGCGCGGTTCATCAACCCCGAGCATCTCAAGCATGAGAAGCGCGCCTTCTCCATGCCGGAGACAGCGGAGGAGGTGGCCAAAGTGGACAGCATAAGCCGGGAGGACTCCGATGCGTTCGCCCTCAGATCTCATCAGCGGGCCCTGGCTGCCCAGGAGAACGGCAGACTTCGCCGGGAGATCATCCCGGTAGAGGTCCCCGGGAGGAAGGGGCAGATCACCGTGGTGGATACGGATGAGGGACCCCGCCGGGACACCTCCTTGGAGGCGCTGTCCAACCTGCGACCGGTGGTCACCCGGGGGGCCGTGGTCACGGCGGGCAACGCCTCAACCCTCAGCGACGGAGCCTCTGCGGTCTTGGTGGCATCGGAACGGGCTGTACAGAGGTTCGGGCTGGAGATACGGGCGAGGATCGTGGCTCGCGCCGACGCCGGAATCGCCCCGGAGATCATGGGGCTGGGCCCGGTGCCGGCCACAGAGAAGGTGCTCAAGCGCAGCGGATGGACGTTGGACGAGATCGGTGCCGTGGAGCTGAACGAGGCCTTCGCCTCTCAGTCGCTGGCCTGTATCGGCCGGCTAGGACTGGACCAGGATCTGGTCAATGCGGACGGCGGGGCCATCGCCCTGGGGCACCCCCTCGGCTCCTCCGGCTGCCGGCTCATTGTTACTCTGCTGCGCCGCATGGAGGATGAAGGAGCAGATAGCGGACTCGCCACCATGTGTGTAGGCATGGGGCAGGGCACAGCCATGCTGCTCGAGAGGGTCTAG
- a CDS encoding catalase, with product MADQILTTRQGHPVQHNQNMRTVGSRGPATLENYHFLEKISHFDRERIPERVVHARGFVAYGEFEATGKIGDEPASKYTRAKLFQEAGKKTDLAIRFSTVIHGRDSAETLRDPRGFAVKFYTEDGNWDLVGNNLAVFFIRDAIKFPDVIHSLKPDPVSFRQEPARILDFMSQAPESMHMLTHLFSPRGIPATYRHMEGFGVNTYKMVNAEGETVLVKYHWLPRAGVASMSSEEAAKVQGQDLGHATRDLFDAIERGEYPQWDFYVQIIEDHEHPELDFDPLDDTKIWPEDQFPLRHVGTMTLNRNVDDHHNENEQIAMGTGVLVDGLDFSDDKMLVGRTFSYSDTQRYRVGPNYLQLPVNSPKGVKGRVHTNQRGGLMSYGVDLAPEQNPHVNYEPSITGGLTEAEKKPNNPPEITGTLAPANLERTNDYLHARGRYVTMNAWERDELVKEFGGMIQEAAPQVQERFLWHLFMVHDDYGKRVGEFIGKTAEDVKHLEPLAAQNLNEDEQKRLANLGSNGDGFDPTVWGAWTSSVVNHQVTAEQVLGGLGDLEYTREDAPSQ from the coding sequence TTGGCTGATCAGATCCTTACCACCCGTCAGGGCCACCCGGTCCAGCACAACCAGAACATGCGAACCGTCGGATCCCGCGGTCCGGCAACTCTGGAGAACTACCACTTCCTCGAGAAGATCTCCCACTTCGACCGCGAGCGCATCCCGGAGCGCGTGGTGCACGCACGCGGCTTCGTCGCCTACGGCGAGTTCGAGGCCACCGGCAAGATCGGTGACGAGCCCGCTTCGAAGTACACCCGTGCCAAGCTCTTCCAGGAGGCCGGCAAGAAGACCGACCTCGCTATCCGCTTCTCCACTGTGATCCACGGCCGCGACTCGGCCGAGACGCTGCGCGACCCGCGCGGCTTCGCAGTGAAGTTCTACACCGAGGACGGCAACTGGGACCTGGTGGGGAACAACCTCGCGGTCTTCTTCATCCGTGATGCCATCAAGTTCCCCGACGTCATCCACTCCCTGAAGCCGGACCCGGTCTCGTTCCGCCAGGAGCCGGCCCGCATTCTCGACTTCATGAGCCAGGCTCCTGAGTCGATGCACATGCTGACCCACCTGTTCAGTCCCCGAGGCATCCCGGCGACCTACCGCCACATGGAGGGCTTCGGCGTCAACACCTACAAGATGGTCAACGCCGAAGGCGAGACCGTCCTGGTGAAGTATCACTGGCTGCCCAGGGCCGGCGTCGCCTCCATGAGCAGCGAGGAGGCCGCGAAGGTGCAGGGTCAGGACCTGGGGCACGCCACTCGGGACCTCTTCGACGCCATCGAGCGCGGCGAGTACCCGCAGTGGGACTTCTACGTGCAGATCATCGAGGACCACGAGCACCCGGAGCTGGACTTCGACCCGCTGGACGACACCAAGATCTGGCCCGAGGACCAGTTCCCGCTGCGTCACGTGGGCACCATGACCCTGAACCGCAACGTGGACGACCACCACAACGAGAACGAGCAGATCGCCATGGGGACCGGTGTCCTGGTGGACGGCCTGGACTTCTCCGACGACAAGATGCTGGTGGGACGCACCTTCAGCTACTCGGACACCCAGCGCTACCGCGTGGGCCCCAACTACCTCCAGCTGCCCGTCAACTCTCCCAAGGGAGTGAAGGGCCGCGTGCACACCAACCAGCGCGGCGGCCTGATGAGCTACGGCGTGGACCTCGCCCCGGAGCAGAACCCGCACGTGAACTATGAGCCCTCCATCACCGGCGGACTCACCGAGGCTGAGAAGAAGCCGAACAACCCGCCGGAGATCACCGGGACGCTCGCCCCGGCCAACCTGGAGCGGACGAACGACTACCTGCACGCCCGCGGCCGCTACGTGACCATGAACGCCTGGGAGCGCGATGAGCTCGTCAAGGAGTTCGGCGGCATGATCCAGGAGGCTGCGCCGCAGGTCCAGGAGCGCTTCCTGTGGCACCTGTTCATGGTTCACGACGACTACGGCAAGCGGGTCGGCGAGTTCATCGGCAAGACCGCCGAGGACGTGAAGCACCTCGAGCCGCTGGCCGCCCAGAACCTCAACGAGGACGAGCAGAAGCGTCTGGCGAACCTGGGCAGCAACGGCGACGGCTTCGACCCCACCGTGTGGGGCGCCTGGACCTCGTCTGTGGTGAACCACCAGGTCACCGCTGAGCAGGTCCTCGGCGGCCTGGGCGACCTCGAGTACACCCGCGAGGACGCACCGTCCCAGTGA